A DNA window from Leptolyngbya sp. KIOST-1 contains the following coding sequences:
- a CDS encoding DEAD/DEAH box helicase yields MQILHGTWIPQPATDFVQTGTFCLWGETEQKSRRKLPSQAHPFHLPEPDLVPLLSDELGLKSPDRRSLASFVAPRTFLLPTVDGQPLPSLELSRYLEVETPERFDWQYWQVDCYQIPELADAIALLNNLHFLAVYNLAEVQLGADLLFWYHYTQAFKQVILRDQYIPALKYRQMAAPKASTRRKAAGSKAASKSQTTKSKSAPESGFEIYLGWEIIGDRYHEHIQTYTDYMPLLCVAGFEDVPKTPTFYDRATLLRHFSECFVDELVRGTAMPQSYLKTVENTLIQDCLQDSAPGKSAADLERYQQWQGWRDRITRSETAAPFHIGFRLEEPVTPDAPWHIQFLVAPKDDPSLQISLEEFWQLRGKQQTQLRQHLGDNFEQYLLMNLGYAARIYPKFWDGLETDQPVGIPVNLDTAFTFLKESAWVLEDAGYKVIVPAWWTPKGRQRAKVRLRAKGKSLGGSDKSKGYFSYDTLVQYQYDLAIGDQPVTEAEWQQLVNAKSPLVKFRGQWMELDQDKMQQMLEFWQQQQATNPEMSLLDFMRLTSGEADDSLEVEFDRDDALAAMLTQLSDKTRLELTPDPDQLQGSLRDYQKRGLSWLHYLENLGLNGCLADDMGLGKTVQVIARLIQEREEAAQNGGHKLLPTLLIAPTSVVGNWYHEVQKFAPHLRAVVHHGAERNSDSKAFKAICRDHDVIITSFTLARKDAKLLEGVTWHRIVLDEAQNIKNPKTAQTKAILKLNANHRLALTGTPVENRLMDLWSIFNFLNPGYLGTQTQFRKQFELPIQKENSPTRSATLKKLVEPFILRRLKTDQAIIKDLPDKVEQKLFCNLTPEQASLYEAVLKDVTEQIDTSEGIQRQGLILATLTKLKQICNHPRQFLQDESEFSPERSHKLSRLLDMLDEVVAEGESALVFSQFREIGDALEHHLRHTCRYNTYYIHGGTNRQKREQMIAEFQDPDTEPAIFVLSLKAAGVGITLTQANHVFHFDRWWNPAVEDQATDRAFRIGQKKNVFVHKFVAMGTLEERIDQMIEDKKKLAGAIVGADESWLTQLDNDAFKQLIALNKSAIME; encoded by the coding sequence ATGCAGATCCTCCACGGCACCTGGATACCTCAGCCCGCTACCGACTTTGTGCAGACGGGGACGTTTTGCCTGTGGGGCGAAACCGAGCAAAAGAGCCGTCGCAAGCTGCCGTCCCAGGCCCATCCCTTTCACCTGCCCGAGCCTGACCTGGTACCCCTGCTCAGCGACGAGCTGGGGCTAAAGTCTCCCGATCGCCGCTCCTTGGCCTCCTTCGTCGCCCCCCGCACCTTCCTGCTGCCCACGGTGGACGGTCAGCCGCTGCCCTCCCTGGAGCTTTCCCGCTACCTGGAGGTGGAAACCCCAGAGCGCTTTGACTGGCAGTACTGGCAGGTGGATTGCTACCAGATCCCCGAGCTGGCCGACGCGATCGCCCTGCTGAACAACCTGCACTTTCTGGCCGTCTACAACCTGGCGGAGGTGCAGCTGGGGGCCGATCTGCTGTTTTGGTACCACTACACCCAGGCGTTCAAGCAGGTGATTCTGCGCGATCAGTACATTCCGGCACTCAAGTATCGGCAGATGGCGGCTCCCAAGGCATCCACCCGGCGCAAAGCAGCGGGAAGCAAGGCAGCGAGCAAGTCCCAGACGACTAAATCTAAATCCGCGCCGGAGTCAGGGTTTGAAATCTATCTGGGTTGGGAAATTATTGGCGATCGCTACCACGAGCACATTCAAACCTATACCGACTACATGCCGCTGCTCTGCGTCGCCGGGTTTGAGGACGTTCCCAAAACACCTACCTTCTACGATCGCGCCACCCTACTCCGCCACTTTTCAGAATGCTTTGTCGATGAGCTGGTGCGGGGTACGGCCATGCCCCAAAGCTATCTCAAAACCGTTGAGAATACGCTAATTCAGGATTGCTTACAGGACAGTGCTCCAGGCAAATCGGCGGCCGATCTGGAGCGGTATCAGCAGTGGCAGGGATGGCGCGATCGCATCACCCGTTCCGAAACCGCCGCTCCCTTCCATATCGGCTTTCGATTGGAAGAACCTGTCACCCCCGACGCCCCCTGGCACATCCAGTTTCTCGTCGCCCCTAAGGACGATCCCTCGCTGCAAATTTCGCTGGAGGAGTTCTGGCAGTTGCGGGGTAAGCAGCAAACCCAGCTGCGCCAGCATCTGGGGGACAACTTCGAGCAGTACTTGTTGATGAACCTGGGTTACGCTGCCCGCATTTACCCCAAATTTTGGGACGGGTTGGAAACCGACCAGCCTGTCGGCATTCCGGTCAACCTCGACACCGCCTTCACCTTCCTCAAAGAATCCGCCTGGGTGCTGGAGGATGCCGGGTACAAAGTGATCGTCCCCGCCTGGTGGACGCCCAAGGGCCGCCAGCGGGCCAAGGTGCGACTGCGGGCCAAGGGCAAATCCCTCGGCGGCAGCGACAAATCGAAGGGCTACTTTTCCTACGACACTCTGGTGCAGTACCAGTACGACCTGGCGATCGGCGACCAGCCCGTCACCGAGGCCGAGTGGCAGCAGCTGGTCAACGCCAAGTCGCCCCTGGTCAAGTTTCGCGGCCAGTGGATGGAGCTAGACCAGGACAAAATGCAGCAAATGCTGGAGTTTTGGCAGCAGCAGCAGGCCACCAACCCCGAGATGAGCCTGCTCGACTTCATGCGCCTGACCAGCGGCGAGGCCGACGACAGCCTGGAGGTGGAGTTCGATCGCGACGACGCCCTGGCCGCCATGCTCACCCAACTCAGCGACAAAACCCGCCTCGAACTCACCCCCGACCCCGACCAGCTCCAGGGCTCCCTGCGCGACTACCAAAAGCGCGGCCTCTCCTGGCTGCACTACCTGGAGAACCTCGGCCTGAACGGGTGCCTGGCCGACGACATGGGCCTGGGTAAAACGGTGCAGGTAATCGCTCGCCTGATTCAAGAGCGAGAAGAAGCGGCTCAGAATGGCGGTCACAAACTGCTGCCCACCCTGCTGATCGCCCCCACATCCGTCGTCGGCAACTGGTACCACGAAGTTCAGAAGTTCGCGCCGCACCTGCGGGCGGTGGTGCACCACGGCGCAGAACGCAACTCCGACAGCAAAGCCTTCAAAGCAATCTGCCGCGACCACGATGTAATCATCACCTCCTTCACCCTGGCCCGCAAAGACGCCAAGCTGCTAGAGGGCGTCACCTGGCACCGCATCGTGCTCGACGAAGCCCAAAACATCAAAAACCCCAAAACCGCCCAGACCAAGGCCATTCTCAAGCTCAACGCCAACCACCGCCTCGCCCTCACCGGCACCCCAGTCGAAAACCGCCTGATGGATCTGTGGTCGATTTTCAACTTTCTCAACCCCGGCTACCTGGGCACCCAGACCCAGTTTCGCAAGCAGTTCGAGCTGCCCATCCAAAAAGAAAACAGCCCCACCCGCTCCGCCACCCTGAAAAAACTGGTGGAACCCTTCATTCTGCGGCGGCTCAAAACCGACCAGGCCATCATCAAAGACCTGCCCGACAAGGTGGAGCAAAAGCTGTTCTGCAACCTCACCCCCGAGCAGGCATCGCTGTACGAAGCCGTGCTCAAGGATGTCACCGAACAGATCGACACCAGCGAGGGCATTCAGCGCCAGGGGCTAATTCTTGCCACCCTGACCAAGCTGAAGCAAATCTGCAACCACCCCCGCCAGTTTTTGCAGGATGAAAGCGAGTTCTCGCCGGAGCGATCGCACAAACTCAGCCGCCTGCTCGACATGCTCGACGAAGTGGTGGCCGAAGGCGAAAGCGCCCTGGTCTTCAGCCAGTTTCGCGAGATCGGCGATGCCCTAGAGCACCACCTGCGCCACACCTGCCGCTACAACACCTACTACATCCACGGCGGCACTAACCGTCAAAAGCGCGAGCAGATGATCGCCGAGTTTCAAGACCCCGACACCGAGCCCGCCATCTTTGTGCTGTCGCTAAAAGCCGCTGGAGTCGGCATCACCCTCACCCAGGCCAACCACGTTTTTCACTTCGATCGCTGGTGGAACCCCGCCGTCGAAGACCAGGCTACCGATCGCGCCTTCCGCATTGGCCAAAAGAAAAATGTCTTCGTCCACAAGTTCGTCGCCATGGGCACGCTGGAAGAACGCATCGACCAGATGATTGAGGATAAGAAAAAGCTGGCGGGCGCGATCGTCGGGGCCGATGAATCGTGGCTGACGCAGCTAGACAACGACGCCTTTAAACAACTGATCGCCCTCAACAAAAGCGCCATTATGGAGTAG
- a CDS encoding arylsulfatase — protein MLKRLLRGAFVGLLTAALVLQSAVPPALAQEILPHPDKPFAGKIGLTYKTSEPVKSQLKLPSTYGIENAPNVLLVLIDDVGFGQFSSFGGSIPTPTMDRVVKNGLQFTQFHTTALCSPTRAALLTGRNHHSVGNGVITEAGTGFPGYTGVIPDNTATFAQILQAYGYATAWFGKNHNVPDWESSMAGPFDRWPRGLGFDYFYGFVGGDTDQFHPALVENTTRIEPPETNADGTPYHLSTDLADHAINYIRQVNAVSPEKPFFVYLSPGATHAPHQAPQEWTNKFKGQFDMGWDQYRIDTFERQKKLGVIPADAKLTPRPTALAAWDSLSPEEQRVYARMMEVFAGFTAHVDHEVGRVVDAIAQIGELDNTLVIYIAGDNGSSAEGGFNGLLNEMTFFNGLPENLEDKVAAVNDLGGPMYYNHFPSAWAWAMDSPFQWTKQIASHFGGTRNGMAMAWPAGIKDKGGKRFQFSHVIDIAPTILEAAGIAQPVQVNGITQKPIEGTSLVYTFDDAKAPNRHTTQYFEMAGNQGIYSDGWMASALWSEPWVPEPPPGKDILNLDWELYHIDEDFTQAVDLADQMPAKLQEMKDLFYAEAAKYNVLPLDGRKTARLNVANRPSLTAGRTHFAYPQGIRIPEGSSPDLKHINHTITANVEIPSQGAEGMLMTLGGRFAGYGLFVKDGKLVYHYNLAGVERYNIESDTRIPTGKVALKAEYKSDANQPYAGATVTLYANNKKIGQGRVEKSIPNRVTLDETLDIGFDTGTPVTESYELPFAFTGKLDEVAIDLN, from the coding sequence ATGCTCAAACGACTGCTGCGGGGCGCTTTTGTAGGGTTGCTAACCGCCGCCCTTGTGCTTCAATCCGCCGTACCCCCGGCCCTGGCCCAGGAAATTTTGCCCCATCCCGACAAGCCTTTTGCTGGCAAAATTGGGCTGACCTATAAAACATCCGAACCGGTCAAAAGCCAGCTCAAACTGCCCAGCACCTACGGCATTGAAAACGCCCCTAACGTGCTGCTGGTGCTGATTGACGATGTGGGCTTTGGCCAGTTCAGCAGCTTTGGCGGCAGCATTCCCACCCCCACCATGGATCGGGTGGTGAAAAACGGGTTGCAGTTTACCCAGTTCCACACCACCGCCCTCTGTTCTCCCACCCGCGCGGCCCTGCTCACTGGGCGCAACCACCATTCCGTCGGTAACGGCGTGATTACCGAAGCCGGGACGGGTTTTCCGGGATACACCGGGGTAATTCCAGACAACACCGCCACCTTTGCCCAAATCTTGCAGGCCTACGGCTACGCCACCGCCTGGTTTGGCAAAAACCACAATGTGCCCGACTGGGAGAGCAGCATGGCTGGTCCCTTCGATCGCTGGCCGCGCGGTCTGGGCTTTGACTACTTCTACGGGTTTGTCGGCGGCGACACCGACCAGTTCCACCCCGCCCTGGTGGAAAACACCACCCGCATTGAGCCGCCAGAAACCAATGCCGATGGCACACCCTACCACCTCAGCACCGACCTGGCCGACCACGCCATCAACTACATTCGTCAGGTGAATGCCGTCTCTCCCGAAAAGCCCTTCTTTGTGTATTTATCGCCGGGTGCAACCCATGCCCCTCACCAGGCTCCCCAGGAGTGGACCAACAAATTCAAGGGCCAGTTCGACATGGGCTGGGACCAGTACCGCATTGACACCTTCGAGCGACAAAAGAAGCTGGGGGTAATTCCCGCTGACGCCAAGCTCACCCCCCGACCCACAGCGCTGGCCGCCTGGGATTCCCTCTCCCCTGAAGAACAGCGGGTCTATGCCCGGATGATGGAGGTGTTCGCCGGATTCACCGCCCATGTGGATCATGAGGTGGGTCGCGTGGTGGATGCGATCGCCCAGATTGGCGAGCTGGACAACACCCTGGTTATCTATATCGCTGGTGACAACGGCTCCAGCGCCGAGGGGGGCTTCAACGGTCTGCTGAACGAAATGACCTTCTTCAACGGTCTACCCGAAAACCTGGAAGACAAGGTGGCAGCGGTCAATGACCTGGGCGGCCCCATGTACTACAACCACTTCCCCTCGGCCTGGGCCTGGGCGATGGATTCCCCCTTCCAGTGGACCAAGCAGATTGCCTCCCACTTTGGCGGTACCCGCAACGGCATGGCCATGGCCTGGCCGGCGGGCATCAAAGACAAGGGCGGCAAGCGCTTTCAGTTCAGCCATGTGATCGACATTGCCCCCACGATTTTGGAGGCGGCAGGCATCGCCCAACCCGTGCAGGTGAACGGCATCACTCAGAAACCTATCGAAGGCACCAGCCTGGTCTATACCTTTGATGACGCCAAAGCCCCTAACCGCCACACCACCCAATACTTCGAGATGGCGGGCAACCAGGGCATTTACAGCGACGGCTGGATGGCCAGCGCTTTATGGAGCGAACCCTGGGTGCCGGAACCGCCGCCGGGTAAGGACATTCTGAACCTGGATTGGGAGCTGTACCACATCGACGAAGACTTCACCCAGGCGGTGGATCTGGCGGATCAGATGCCCGCCAAGCTCCAGGAAATGAAAGACCTGTTCTACGCCGAAGCTGCCAAATACAACGTGCTGCCCCTGGATGGTCGCAAAACCGCTCGGCTCAACGTTGCCAACCGTCCCAGTCTGACGGCAGGTCGCACCCACTTTGCCTATCCACAGGGCATCCGCATCCCGGAAGGCTCGTCTCCTGACCTGAAGCACATCAACCACACCATTACTGCCAATGTGGAAATCCCTTCCCAGGGTGCAGAAGGCATGTTGATGACCCTGGGCGGACGATTCGCCGGGTATGGCCTATTTGTGAAGGACGGCAAACTTGTTTACCACTACAACCTGGCCGGGGTCGAGCGGTACAACATCGAGTCAGATACGCGAATTCCTACTGGGAAAGTAGCGCTGAAGGCCGAGTACAAAAGCGATGCTAACCAACCCTATGCCGGAGCAACGGTAACGCTCTATGCCAACAACAAAAAAATCGGTCAGGGCCGGGTTGAAAAAAGCATTCCCAACCGCGTCACCCTGGATGAAACTCTGGATATCGGCTTCGATACGGGGACGCCAGTAACGGAATCCTACGAGCTACCTTTTGCCTTTACCGGCAAGCTCGATGAGGTGGCCATTGACCTGAATTAA
- a CDS encoding Uma2 family endonuclease — protein sequence MIAVPNYISAEEYLSIERQSQVRHEYRYGLVYAMAGGTDNHDRISFNLLKLIDNHLGDTSDCRFYSGNVKVNHQEEFYYYPDAFVTCDSRDRQDRYVKRYPKLVAEVLSESTQVFDLGKKFEDYCKLSSLEEYVLVFQDTQQVECRRRTAENTWETTVYNDGETVVLQSLGLEFDMAELYRGLDS from the coding sequence ATGATTGCCGTTCCCAACTACATCAGCGCCGAAGAGTACCTCAGCATTGAGCGACAGAGCCAGGTTCGCCATGAGTATCGTTATGGCCTGGTTTACGCCATGGCCGGGGGCACTGATAATCACGATCGCATTTCCTTTAACCTACTCAAACTTATTGACAATCACCTTGGTGACACGTCAGACTGTCGCTTCTACTCAGGCAATGTCAAAGTCAACCATCAAGAAGAGTTTTATTATTACCCTGATGCATTTGTGACTTGTGACTCGCGGGATAGACAGGATCGCTATGTAAAGCGTTATCCCAAACTTGTTGCTGAAGTACTGTCTGAAAGCACCCAGGTTTTTGATCTGGGAAAGAAATTTGAAGATTATTGCAAACTCTCCTCCCTGGAGGAATATGTTCTTGTCTTTCAAGACACTCAACAGGTCGAATGTCGTCGTCGCACCGCTGAAAATACCTGGGAAACCACTGTTTATAACGATGGAGAGACTGTGGTCCTGCAAAGCCTGGGGCTTGAATTCGATATGGCTGAGCTTTATCGAGGTCTAGATAGTTAA
- a CDS encoding Uma2 family endonuclease, translating into MILLNDLTNRITLDDPEERRVLSRVSWPQYEALLADMGDGSAYRVHFLDGVLEILAPSRNHESSKTRIGDLLLIYFLETGTEYFPMGSTTLKKPENQAGGEPDESYCIGTDKEFPDLAIEVIVTSGSINRLELYRRLGVREVWFWQKNHLYLYHQREETPGQFGETAGYEPIQNSEVLPDLDLALLTRCLQKPNPLAAAKAFRQELKDQGKEV; encoded by the coding sequence ATGATTCTCCTTAACGATTTGACGAACCGCATCACCCTGGATGACCCGGAAGAACGACGGGTGCTAAGTCGGGTGTCGTGGCCGCAGTACGAGGCGCTGCTGGCGGACATGGGGGATGGTTCTGCTTATCGGGTGCATTTTTTAGATGGGGTGTTAGAGATCTTGGCTCCTAGTCGTAATCACGAAAGCAGCAAGACGCGAATCGGCGATTTGCTCCTGATCTACTTTTTGGAAACCGGAACAGAATATTTCCCGATGGGTTCCACGACGCTGAAAAAGCCAGAAAACCAGGCGGGGGGCGAACCGGATGAAAGCTACTGCATCGGCACCGATAAAGAATTTCCCGATCTGGCGATTGAGGTGATTGTGACCAGCGGCAGCATCAATCGCCTGGAGCTGTACCGTCGTTTGGGGGTGCGGGAAGTGTGGTTCTGGCAAAAGAATCATCTTTACCTGTATCACCAGCGGGAAGAAACCCCTGGCCAGTTTGGCGAAACCGCTGGGTATGAACCCATTCAAAACAGCGAAGTCTTGCCCGATTTGGATCTGGCGTTGCTGACCCGCTGCTTGCAAAAACCGAACCCGTTAGCGGCGGCAAAAGCCTTTCGGCAAGAGCTGAAAGACCAGGGGAAGGAGGTCTGA
- a CDS encoding helix-turn-helix domain-containing protein, whose product MNVLDRNRDGSAQLAPGLPVGDRLQYREATFNDVDHFGEAIAHGGLQLTQLSRGSFQGRLASWVVSPGLTVTRQQASQSLQVMGDKRPDHLIFVVQLQVQSHPAFAHDKRLTANAIAGFDNQRPIHLITSPEGQDQCQIVVAQPLFQHYAALAQRYDLDEVFLQRNLVTPPADRVSPLCAYLRQLFDTEGDRTWSHAPLAATLLEEDLMPLLIDALPPVHQADAPRSYRRAELVTAAKAYIMDHLDQPLTLAQICQAVCTSQRSLQYGFQEMLGMGPMAFVKVQRLHGIRRALLSADPKPETVGQLAHQWGFVSLGHFARDYKQLFGESPSQTLQRR is encoded by the coding sequence GTGAATGTACTTGACCGAAATCGCGATGGCTCTGCTCAATTGGCCCCTGGCTTACCAGTGGGCGATCGCCTGCAATACCGGGAGGCTACCTTTAACGATGTGGATCACTTTGGCGAGGCGATCGCCCATGGCGGACTCCAGTTAACCCAGCTCAGCCGGGGCAGCTTTCAGGGGCGTTTGGCCTCCTGGGTGGTCAGCCCTGGCCTGACGGTGACCCGGCAGCAGGCCAGCCAGTCACTCCAGGTGATGGGCGACAAACGCCCCGACCACCTTATTTTTGTGGTGCAGCTCCAAGTGCAGTCCCACCCCGCCTTTGCCCACGATAAACGCCTGACGGCAAACGCCATCGCTGGCTTTGACAACCAGCGCCCCATCCATCTGATCACCTCCCCTGAAGGTCAGGATCAGTGCCAGATTGTGGTCGCCCAGCCGTTGTTTCAGCACTATGCCGCCCTGGCCCAGCGCTACGACCTGGACGAAGTCTTCCTCCAGCGCAACCTGGTCACGCCCCCAGCAGATCGCGTCTCTCCTCTCTGTGCCTACCTCCGCCAACTCTTTGACACTGAAGGCGATCGCACCTGGAGCCACGCCCCCCTGGCCGCTACCCTGCTGGAAGAGGACCTGATGCCGCTGCTGATCGACGCCCTGCCGCCGGTCCACCAGGCCGATGCTCCGCGATCCTACCGTCGGGCCGAGTTGGTAACCGCAGCCAAAGCCTACATCATGGACCACCTGGATCAACCCCTGACCCTGGCCCAGATCTGTCAGGCGGTCTGCACCAGCCAGCGATCGCTGCAATACGGGTTCCAGGAAATGCTGGGCATGGGGCCGATGGCCTTTGTCAAAGTGCAGCGGCTCCACGGCATCCGCCGGGCTTTGCTCAGCGCCGACCCCAAACCCGAAACCGTTGGCCAGCTAGCCCACCAGTGGGGATTTGTCAGCCTGGGTCATTTTGCCAGGGACTACAAACAGCTGTTTGGCGAGTCCCCCTCCCAGACGCTGCAGCGACGGTAG
- a CDS encoding arylsulfatase — protein sequence MPPALAQATLPRPEPTFQGRIGVTYQESQPDTALLQATQAPEGAPNVLLVLIDDAGFGSASTFGGPIATPTFDRLAASGLRYNTFHTTALCSPTRAAILTGRNHHSVGSGTIQELATAYPGYTGLIPQSTATIGQILQRNGYSTAWFGKNHNVPDNQTTSVGPFDRWPNGLGFDYFYGFIGGETDQWYPTLYENQKLVETLPLPEEGYNLTHDLADRAIAWINQAQTTAPDRPFFAYFAPGAVHAPHQPPAEYVAKYQGQFDQGWDKLREETFARQKKLGVIPANAELTPRPEQMPAWDSFSPEDQKILARQMETYAGFLDYTDYEIGRVVDAIADRGELDNTLVIYINGDNGASAEGSLIGSCNEIMNLNGLNLTMADNRRCYDIWGSPETSPHYAVSWAWAMDSPFQWTKQVASYLGGIRNGMVISWPEKIKEKGGLRSQFSHVIDIAPTILEAAGIPEPDIYNGIAQKPMEGTSLVYTFERGAATTPERHTIQYFEMLGHRALYKDGMMASAFHNRLPWITAGTVPFDTDQWELFDLSQDFTQAKDLSAAQPETLQELQDLFLAEAEKYNVFPLDDRFAERADVNLRPGFFTGRKHIEFAGNMPSIPEGSAPSTKNASHTIDVDLMVPPQGAEGVIVSEGGLTSGFSLYVKDNKLIYDYNWFDLERTSIAAATPLPTGKVHVRFDFAYDGGGPGKGGTGTLYINNRKVGQGKIPKTVAGRFGVEAMDFGKDLQSPVSQSYQPPFAFTGVVEKVVLDIK from the coding sequence GTGCCCCCGGCCCTGGCGCAAGCAACCCTACCTCGCCCCGAGCCCACCTTCCAGGGCCGCATTGGCGTCACCTACCAAGAGTCTCAGCCGGATACGGCCCTATTGCAGGCTACCCAAGCCCCCGAGGGTGCGCCCAACGTGTTGCTGGTGCTGATTGATGATGCGGGCTTTGGTTCAGCCAGCACCTTTGGCGGCCCCATTGCCACCCCCACCTTCGATCGCCTGGCGGCCAGCGGGCTGCGCTACAACACCTTCCACACCACGGCCCTGTGTTCGCCCACCCGCGCCGCCATCCTCACCGGGCGTAACCACCACTCGGTGGGGTCGGGCACCATTCAAGAACTGGCCACGGCCTATCCGGGCTATACGGGGTTGATTCCCCAAAGTACGGCAACCATCGGCCAAATCCTCCAGCGCAACGGCTATAGCACCGCCTGGTTTGGCAAAAACCACAATGTCCCCGACAACCAGACCACCAGCGTCGGCCCCTTCGATCGCTGGCCCAACGGTCTGGGCTTTGACTATTTCTATGGGTTCATCGGTGGCGAAACCGACCAGTGGTATCCCACCCTGTACGAAAACCAAAAATTGGTCGAAACCCTGCCCCTGCCTGAGGAGGGCTACAACCTCACCCATGATCTGGCCGACAGGGCGATCGCCTGGATCAACCAGGCCCAAACCACAGCCCCCGATCGCCCCTTCTTCGCCTACTTCGCCCCCGGTGCTGTCCATGCTCCCCACCAGCCCCCGGCGGAGTATGTGGCCAAGTACCAAGGCCAGTTTGATCAGGGCTGGGACAAACTGCGGGAGGAAACCTTTGCGCGGCAGAAAAAGCTGGGCGTGATTCCCGCCAACGCCGAACTCACCCCCCGGCCCGAACAAATGCCCGCCTGGGACAGCTTCAGCCCCGAAGATCAAAAAATTCTGGCCCGCCAGATGGAAACCTACGCCGGGTTCCTCGACTACACCGACTACGAAATTGGCCGGGTGGTAGACGCCATTGCCGACCGGGGAGAACTGGACAACACCCTGGTGATCTACATCAACGGCGACAACGGGGCCAGCGCCGAGGGCAGCTTGATCGGCAGTTGCAACGAAATAATGAACCTGAACGGGCTGAACCTGACGATGGCGGACAATCGCCGCTGCTACGACATCTGGGGCAGTCCCGAAACCTCCCCCCACTACGCCGTGAGCTGGGCCTGGGCGATGGATAGCCCCTTCCAATGGACCAAGCAGGTGGCCTCCTACCTGGGGGGTATTCGCAACGGCATGGTGATCTCTTGGCCTGAAAAAATTAAGGAGAAGGGTGGACTGCGATCGCAGTTTAGCCATGTCATCGACATCGCCCCTACCATCCTCGAAGCCGCTGGCATTCCTGAGCCGGACATCTACAACGGCATTGCCCAAAAGCCCATGGAGGGCACCAGCCTGGTCTATACCTTTGAGCGGGGTGCGGCCACAACACCGGAACGTCACACCATCCAATACTTTGAGATGCTGGGCCACCGCGCCCTCTACAAAGACGGTATGATGGCCTCCGCCTTCCACAACCGTCTACCCTGGATTACCGCAGGCACCGTACCCTTTGACACCGATCAGTGGGAACTGTTCGACCTCAGCCAGGACTTCACCCAGGCCAAAGATCTCTCGGCGGCACAACCGGAAACCCTCCAGGAGCTTCAGGACTTGTTCCTGGCCGAAGCCGAGAAGTACAACGTGTTCCCCCTCGACGATCGCTTTGCCGAACGGGCCGATGTAAACCTCCGTCCCGGCTTCTTCACCGGGCGCAAGCACATCGAGTTTGCGGGTAATATGCCATCGATTCCCGAAGGCAGCGCCCCCAGCACCAAAAATGCCTCCCACACTATTGATGTGGATCTGATGGTGCCGCCCCAGGGCGCGGAGGGGGTGATTGTCTCGGAGGGGGGCTTAACCAGCGGGTTTAGCCTCTATGTCAAAGACAACAAACTCATCTACGACTACAACTGGTTCGACCTGGAACGCACCTCCATTGCCGCCGCCACCCCCTTGCCCACGGGTAAGGTGCATGTGCGGTTTGACTTTGCCTACGACGGCGGCGGACCTGGGAAGGGTGGCACCGGCACCCTGTACATCAACAACCGCAAGGTGGGCCAGGGCAAAATTCCTAAGACCGTGGCAGGCCGGTTTGGGGTCGAGGCGATGGACTTTGGCAAAGACTTGCAGTCGCCGGTAAGCCAGTCCTACCAGCCCCCCTTCGCCTTTACCGGGGTGGTGGAAAAGGTGGTGCTTGATATCAAGTAG